Proteins encoded together in one Mercenaria mercenaria strain notata chromosome 18, MADL_Memer_1, whole genome shotgun sequence window:
- the LOC123537789 gene encoding uncharacterized protein LOC123537789 codes for MRRLDDDQFNNEGITAENIGGHTINPQQSMMGGQGQEGHMTGPSMEAASASISINVSLSMSQENLSAHQAQTETAESVIRTRQNLGNMLTVGTKFVPQAKSFDSALSSDGQRQGQSQENARQYFANTAHSFESTLPRYQSFDQSLDTQSESVFLEPMVPEKSGLSANKSKYKSESGNVLEIPIGLDRRRHSFSGKEERLEASVFTMRHSSSGEEPRRVLRKQIAIDVEEPTKLDSGKFSPRASLTAEEEKRVLSHYNIDTYSSSRQISQHQHVTVIRTPPGGVVRGNHSTSVWDREQEITSHESEINPDYSDIQTKPKINIISNESTISSKYKRSHYLEPRDTLRVQRGFSSGSEDSPGTSSSREPSPFRKETVRAVSPYSKERYKLSAPTPVIKTQVKKEAFEIGYELAKQSSSGSSDAGSSSGPTFPEYCANIVITSETGESVKCKTEDVEIPEGMHRRHLHPGNFKKHLHARYLKSLRSRYSSSSTDTSQEYLSQDRSDSFNRSSSEVFDSTENDSFNKDAHLRPVYIIRNGSSDKSDDSDVQMGSVIKSPQRALLHSPSSEQQPLDLSQSLPESYTQDIGEPPGPGPGPGSTMGHSLSVETLRPHGSVGLSPHGLAARSPLGHHAHSDPDLLSPSMIHASSPSVFQRSPHLQQQLVQSPQSPLCSVPEGDRIFHFNFPSPFEGAHIHSDPENFGTPSPMSPGLHFTFPPRAALHSANSEVNRLAVSPRAYYPNPTLPVHTTPHRVHSISYGEGHIKEARRTFSDSDAYLCPVCGQVFPSYDNLAKHMAKHLPTETVRTGDNNKIHYCKVCNRSFSRSDMLTRHMRLHTGLKPYECTDCGQVFSRSDHLNTHKRTHTGEKPYRCPQCPYAACRRDMITRHMRTHTKRSAKRGKYLSVPERESHEVRKSSVSSTDTTSSQEMTRTFSASSGDSLDLDVGLGSSTSKLRTKSLASMDSTEMELTHTKSQLWSTASTESGVFEEQSQSHSKGQMLTQSRSFEIGQVKNQMTSQSRSFESRFEGKKFLSAQHFRQMRNISSTSFESFESHDDILSRTDSIAEDTISEHGESLGDGTSTLPIEPESLEKCSLAEKTGDS; via the coding sequence ATGCGTCGCTTAGATGATGACCAATTTAACAATGAAGGCATAACAGCTGAGAATATAGGTGGGCACACTATCAACCCACAGCAAAGCATGATGGGTGGTCAGGGACAGGAAGGTCACATGACCGGTCCCAGTATGGAGGCTGCGTCAGCGTCGATATCAATAAACGTGTCATTATCAATGTCGCAGGAGAATTTAAGTGCGCATCAGGCACAGACGGAAACGGCAGAGTCAGTGATTCGGACTAGACAGAACTTAGGTAATATGCTAACTGTTGGAACAAAATTTGTTCCGCAAGCAAAGAGTTTCGATAGTGCCTTATCTAGTGATGGGCAACGACAAGGACAATCGCAAGAAAATGCGAGACAATATTTCGCCAATACTGCACATAGTTTTGAGAGTACACTCCCACGTTATCAGAGTTTCGATCAGAGTCTTGATACTCAAAGTGAAAGTGTTTTCTTAGAACCAATGGTGCCGGAAAAATCGGGATTAAgtgcaaataaatcaaaatataaatctgAGTCAGGTAATGTGTTAGAAATACCAATTGGTTTAGACAGACGCAGACATAGTTTCAGTGGAAAGGAGGAAAGGCTGGAAGCAAGTGTGTTTACAATGAGACACTCAAGTTCAGGAGAAGAACCAAGGCGTGTTTTGAGAAAACAAATTGCAATAGATGTTGAAGAGCCGACAAAATTGGATTCTGGGAAATTTTCTCCACGTGCATCCTTAACAGCTGAGGAAGAAAAACGTGTTCTATCACATTATAATATTGATACATATTCATCATCTCGTCAGATATCCCAACATCAGCATGTTACTGTCATAAGAACGCCCCCTGGTGGGGTAGTTAGGGGAAATCATTCAACATCAGTTTGGGATAGAGAACAAGAAATCACATCTCatgaaagtgaaattaatccGGACTATAGTGACATACAGACTAAACCAAAAATCAACATCATATCAAATGAGTCTACAATCTCATCTAAATACAAACGATCTCACTACTTAGAACCTAGAGACACTTTACGCGTGCAACGGGGATTTTCCAGTGGATCAGAGGACTCGCCAGGAACAAGTAGTAGTCGGGAGCCATCCCCATTCAGAAAGGAAACAGTTCGAGCTGTTTCACCTTATAGTAAGGAGAGGTACAAGTTGTCTGCACCAACCCCAGTTATAAAAACCCAAGTGAAAAAGGAGGCATTTGAAATTGGTTATGAATTGGCCAAACAAAGTTCGTCAGGGTCTTCTGATGCTGGTTCAAGTTCCGGTCCTACATTCCCAGAGTATTGTGCTAACATTGTAATTACTAGTGAAACTGGTGAAAGCGTCAAATGCAAAACAGAAGATGTTGAGATTCCAGAAGGAATGCATCGCCGACACTTGCATCCTGGAAATTTCAAAAAGCATTTACATGCTCGTTATTTAAAGAGTTTACGATCACGTTACTCATCTTCATCCACTGACACTTCTCAAGAATATTTATCTCAAGACAGATCTGATTCATTCAATCGTTCTTCGAGCGAAGTATTTGACAGCACGGAGAATGACAGTTTTAACAAAGACGCACATTTAAGACCAGTTTATATAATTCGTAATGGAAGTTCTGATAAAAGTGACGATAGTGATGTGCAAATGGGTTCTGTTATAAAATCACCTCAGCGTGCTCTGTTACATTCGCCAAGCTCGGAACAACAACCGTTAGATCTCTCACAAAGTCTGCCCGAATCATATACCCAGGATATAGGAGAACCACCAGGGCCTGGGCCTGGTCCTGGCTCAACCATGGGTCATTCACTGTCTGTAGAGACCCTTAGACCTCATGGGTCAGTTGGTTTGAGCCCACATGGTTTAGCAGCACGATCTCCATTAGGTCATCATGCACATAGTGACCCAGATTTGCTCAGCCCATCTATGATTCATGCAAGTTCTCCTTCTGTGTTCCAACGGTCGCCACATCTCCAGCAACAATTAGTCCAGTCGCCACAGTCACCATTGTGTTCGGTTCCAGAAGGCGATCGTATATTCCATTTCAACTTTCCTAGTCCGTTTGAAGGGGCACATATTCATTCAGATCCTGAAAATTTTGGAACGCCTAGTCCAATGTCACCtggtttacattttacatttcctCCACGAGCTGCATTGCATAGTGCCAACTCTGAAGTGAACCGTTTGGCAGTTTCTCCAAGAGCATATTATCCAAATCCGACACTACCAGTTCATACAACGCCTCATCGAGTACATTCAATATCATATGGAGAAGGCCATATAAAGGAAGCACGAAGGACGTTTTCAGATTCTGATGCATATTTGTGCCCAGTTTGTGGCCAAGTGTTTCCATCGTATGACAATCTTGCAAAGCACATGGCAAAACATTTACCTACAGAAACTGTTAGAACTGGAGATAACAACAAGATTCATTATTGTAAAGTTTGTAACAGATCTTTCTCTCGAAGTGACATGCTGACCAGACATATGCGATTACATACAGGTTTGAAGCCATACGAGTGTACAGACTGCGGGCAGGTGTTCAGTCGGAGCGATCATCTTAATACACATAAACGTAcgcatacaggagagaaaccatATCGTTGCCCGCAATGCCCGTATGCAGCATGCAGACGTGATATGATTACACGTCACATGCGTACACATACCAAAAGATCGGCTAAACGTGGAAAGTATCTTAGTGTTCCTGAACGAGAAAGTCATGAAGTTCGTAAAAGTAGCGTTAGTAGTACTGATACCACTTCCAGTCAAGAAATGACAAGAACATTTTCTGCGTCATCTGGTGATAGTTTAGACTTAGATGTAGGGTTAGGATCATCAACGTCAAAACTACGAACTAAGTCTCTGGCAAGTATGGATAGTACTGAAATGGAATTAACACACACAAAATCTCAGCTCTGGTCAACAGCAAGTACAGAAAGTGGTGTTTTTGAAGAGCAAAGTCAAAGTCATTCAAAAGGTCAAATGTTGACACAGTCAAGATCTTTTGAAATAGGCCAGGTCAAGAATCAAATGACTTCACAATCAAGATCTTTTGAAAGTAGATTTGAGGGAAAGAAATTTCTCTCAGCTCAACATTTCCGACAAATGAGAAACATTTCTTCAACAAGTTTCGAAAGTTTTGAGTCACACGATGATATTCTGTCAAGGACAGACTCTATAGCGGAAGATACGATATCAGAACATGGTGAGTCACTGGGCGATGGCACATCAACATTACCAATAGAACCGGAATCATTAGAGAAATGTTCACTAGCCGAGAAGACTGGCGATAGCTGA